One stretch of Nicotiana tabacum cultivar K326 chromosome 18, ASM71507v2, whole genome shotgun sequence DNA includes these proteins:
- the LOC107819225 gene encoding UDP-galactose/UDP-glucose transporter 3: MESHGAGLRRVMVLAFCVAGIWSAYIYQGVLQETVSTKRFGPNKERFEHLAFLNLAQNVVCLIWSFMMIKIWSSGNSGGAPWWSYWSAGITNTIGPAMGIEALKYISYPAQVLAKSSKMIPVMLMGALVYGIRYTVPEYVCTLLVAGGVSMFALLKTSSKTISKLANPNAPVGYGLCFMNLTFDGFTNATQDSIKARYPKTSAWDIMLGMNLWGTIYNMIVMFGWPNASGFEAVQFCKQHPEAAWDILMYCLCGAVGQNFIFLTISRFGSLTNTTITTTRKFVSIVVSSVLSGNPLSTKQWASVIMVFSGLSYQIYLKWRKLQRMPKKKKST, encoded by the exons ATGGAGTCTCACGGGGCCGGCCTCCGCCGTGTTATGGTCCTTGCCTTTTGTGTCGCCGGCATTTGGTCTGCTTATATTTACCAAGGCGTTCTCCAAGAGACTGT GTCAACTAAGCGGTTTGGCCCGAACAAGGAGAGGTTTGAACACTTGGCTTTCCTAAACTTGGCACAGAACGTAGTATGTTTGATATGGTCGTTTATGA TGATAAAGATTTGGTCTAGCGGAAACAGTGGTGGTGCTCCCTGGTGGAGTTACTGGAGTGCCGGAATTACAAATACTATTGGACCAGCAATGGGGATCGAAGCGCTAAAGTATATTAGTTATCCTGCACAG GTCCTCGCAAAATCATCAAAAATGATTCCTG TAATGCTCATGGGCGCACTGGTTTATGGCATAAGATATACAGTTCCAGAATATGTTTGCACACTGCTTGTTGCTGGTGGAGTATCAATGTTTGCACTTTTGAAG ACTAGCTCAAAAACTATAAGTAAGTTGGCGAACCCCAATGCTCCAGTTGGATATGGGCTGTGCTTCATGAACCTCACCTTTGATGGTTTCACTAATGCTACTCAGGATTCAATCAAAGCAAG GTACCCTAAGACATCTGCTTGGGATATTATGTTAGGAATGAATTTATGGGGTACCATTTACAATATGATCGTCATGTTTGGCTGGCCAAATGCCAGCGGGTTTGAGGCAGTTCAATTCTGTAAACAGCATCCAGAGGCAGCATGGGACATTCTTATGTACTGTCTATGTGGTGCTGTTGGCCAGAACTTCATTTTTCTAACCATTAGCCGATTTGGTTCTTTAACTAACACAACCATCACCACGACGCGCAAGTTTGTTAGCATAGTCGTGTCATCTGTTTTAAGTGGCAATCCCTTGTCTACAAAGCAATGGGCAAGTGTCATCATGGTCTTCTCAGGATTGTCATACCAGATATATTTAAAGTGGAGGAAGTTGCAGAGGATGCCGAAGAAGAAGAAGTCCACTTAA